The genomic interval CTGGGGTTTTGACAACGCCCTCTACACAGCTATGCTCTTCACGTCCATTTTTGCCGTGGTGGCCAACTTCGACTACTGGACTCGTATCCTGAAAGGAAAGCTCGACTTTGCGGGTGCTTCAGTTGCCCACATTGGATTCGGTTTGGTCATGCTAGGTTCCTTGGTCTCCAATGCCCAGAAAGAGGTTATATCGGAGAACCCGACGTACATCGCAAAAGACTTTCCCGCCAATGAGAATATCCTCATGGAGCTCGGGGACACCATGCAAATGGGCAAATACTACGTGACATGGCGCAGTGAGCGAAAAGAAGGATTTAATCGAGTATTCGAAATTGATTACTACGAAAGTGACGGTGCGGGAAGTCTTGAAAAGGCGTTCACCTTAGAGCCCTTTATCCAGCTCAACGAGCAAATGGGCAACGTTGCTGAACCGAGCACAAGACATTTCTTGACCAAGGATATCTATACCCACATCACTTATGCAGAGCCCGAAGAGGTCCGAGCGGAGAAAATGGCTACGGGTTATGGACGCGAAGCGGATATTGAAATGGCGATGGGTGATTCGGCCATCTACAACCGTCACTTCGTTATCCTTGACAGCCTTGCGCTTGATCCGAATCGAGCTCAATTCGACAACGGTGAAGCCATGAACATCGCGTTGGTGACCTATCTTTCCGTGATCAACGTCCAAGGAACCCGTCGATATGCAAGACCTGCTTACGTCGTTACGGGGAACCAAGTCACACTGGAAGATGCGCTCATCGAAGATTTCGGCTTAAAATTCCGCTTCGAAGACGTAAATCCCGAGAACAACAAGGTGAAGCTCAAGGCCTTTACGGATGTGCGGGATGAAAAAGAATTCATTGTCATGAAGGCCATCATCTTCCCTTGGATCAATATTCTTTGGTTGGGAAGTATCTTGATGATCATTGGAACGGTAATGGCCATTAGACGACGAATTCTCCGCTCCTGATGGATCGCATTGTTCTCATCGGAGCTGGACGGTTGGCCTTTCATTTGGGCCAAGCTCTTCAAGCCGTAGGCTTTGATCTCATAGGGCTTTACAATCGTACTGCAGATAATGGCAAAGAACTAGCGGAAGCTTTAGGTGCAGAGCTCTATCTTTCCTACGATGAGATTCCCCGTGATGCGGACTGGTATCTGATTGCCGTCTCCGATTCGGCCATTCCCGAAGTATCTGAAAAATTAGAGGGTGTAAAAGGTTTGGTAACGCATACCTCGGGTTCTGTTGACTTAGATGTGCTGCAGGTACACGAGCGAAGAGGCGTTTTTTACCCGCTCCAAACGTTCTCGCGTCAAAAGGAAGTCGTATTCCACCAAATACCCATGCTCATCGAAGCAAATTCGTCGGATTCAGAAGAGCTCCTTCTGGGGGCCGCGGCTCGAATCAGTCACCGAGTGGAGCGTGTGGACAGCTATCAGCGCCAATACTTGCATCTTGCAGCGGTTTTCGCCTGTAACTTCAGCAACCATATGTACAGCATTGCCGAAAAGCTGATGAAACAACGCGGAATGAAGTTCGACTTGCTTCATCCATTGATCGCTGAGACCACACAAAAAGCTTTAGAACAGGGTCCAAGATCCTCTCAAACGGGCCCCGCAATCCGAAAAGATCAGGAGATCCTTAACAAGCACTTGACCTTGTTGGATGATCCCCTCTGGAAAGATCTTTATACCTTAATCAGCCAAAGTATCGTTGATAAGTAACTGTGAAGAATTACAAAGAACACCTTAAGAACATCACCACCTTCATCTTTGATGTAGACGGTGTCCTCACCGACGGGCGAGTATTCGTGACCACAGAAGGAGAACAGTACCGGAATATGAACATCAAAGATGGATACGCCCTTCAGCTGGCCGTCAAGAAAGGCTATCATGTGGCCATTATTTCAGGTGGTAATAACGAAGGGGTTCGAGTACGACTTAAAGGCCTCGGGCTTACCGATATTTACCTCGGCCAAAGGCACAAAATGGACGCCTTCGAGGATTTAAAGGCGATTTATGGACTTGAGGCAGATGAAATTCTGTACATGGGTGATGATATTCCGGATTTCGAGGTGATGAGTCAATGTGGATTGGCTACGTGTCCAGCAGATGCCGCACCGGAGATTCAAAAAATCAGCGATTACGTTTCTCCTCGCGGAGGCGGACAAGGTTGTGCACGAGACGTTCTTGAACAGGTGATGAAGGTTCAAGGTAAATGGATGAATGGCGATGGCTTTGAATGGTAAGCTCATCTGGTCCTTTTTGCGGCTCATTCGCGCTAAGAACCTACTAATTGTTGCTCTGACGCAATATCTGATTTATTGGAGTCTCATCTTGCCCTACGGAATTCCGATAGCCCTCTCCCCTCTTCAATTCTCCTTGCTGGTATTATCTACTGTTCTTGTTGCTGCAGGTGGCTATGTCATCAACGACTACATGGACGTCAAGACCGACGAAATCAATCATGGTGATGTCATTGTCGGAACGGTTATCAAACGAAGAGCTGCTATTGCTTGGCACGCCGGCCTTACATTTACAGGCGTCGTTCTAGGATTGTATCTGTCCTATCTCTTGAACATTTGGTATTTATATCTCATACATCCCTTTGCTGCCGTAGCTCTTTGGTACTATAGCATGACCTTGAAACGCGAATTCCTATTGGGAAACCTACTGGTTTCTGGAATGACCGCCTTAACGGTGCTTATCGTGCCTCTTTTTCTGATCTTACCGGCCTTGAGCGGACCCTTTCTTCAAAACCAACGAACACTCTTTTTGATTGTCTGCGGTTATGCCCTATTCGCTTTTCTCGCCAATTTGATCCGAGAAATCATCAAGGACCTTGAAGATGTTCCGGGAGATTCTGCCCAAGGCTTCAAAACCATGGCGATTCAAATTGGCCCTACGGGAACCAAAATTCTTTTGGGATCCTTGATAGCCGCTATGCTGGTTTTAGTCGGCATCGTAAGCTTTAAACTTCTAGCGGACAGCACTGGTCCCCTCATTTACACGATTGTCTTAGTCGTAGTACCTTCCGTACTACTCTTGTATCAAGTTCTTACTGCTGAATCGCCTAAAGACTATGGTCGAGCAAGTACCTTGACCAAGGTCATCATGCTGTTTGGAATTGTCTCCATGTGGGCCTTCAATCTGCTGTCTGGGATATGATACGGGAGGAATATCCACACCCCATAGTACTGGGTTCCGGATCGCCCCGCAGGAAGTCATTGCTTGCGGAACTAGGCTATACGTTTACCATTCGGACCAGTGATGTGGACGAAACACCGCCACCCCATTTGGATGGTCGTGGAATTGCCGAGTACCTGGCCAAGCACAAGGCGGATCACATTCAAACCTCCCCGGAAGAGGTCCTCATAACATCAGATACGGTGGTCTGGCAGAACGGAGAGAGTCTGGCTAAACCCGCTGACAAAGAGGAAGCTACAGAGATGCTGATCAAACTAAGCGGAAACACGCATGAGGTGATCACAGGGGTGTGCCTACGGCACGATGGACACCATCACGTCTTTTCAGACGTAACGACGGTTACGTTCAAAAAACTAGACGTGAATGACATCGAATACTACATCGACACCTTTAAGCCTTACGACAAAGCAGGCGCCTATGGAATCCAAGAATGGATTGGGATGATCGGCATAGAAAGCATCGAAGGATCGTACTTCAATGTTGTGGGTCTACCGGTCCAACGACTCGATGAAGCTCTGCGCTCCTTAGTCCACTAATCCAACGGCTTTAAAGCTCTCGAGCATCTTTTGGTACGTACGCTCAATGTCGTGGTCTAATCCTACGGACATGCGGACGAGTCCTCCGCTGAGTCCCATGGCTTTCATTTCTTCTTCTGTAAACTCAGAGCTGGTACTGCCTCCAGGATTACTGAACAAGGTCTTTGAAAAGCCTAAACTGACCGCTAAATAGCCAATATTGGCATTCTGCATGTGTTCCATTAAGCGATAGCTTAGCTCATGAGACTGTGCGTCAATCATCAGCATTCCACCAAAACCAAAGTCTTCATTGTAGAGCGCTTTCATCAAATCGTGCTGTGGATGAGAAGTCAAGCCCGGATAGTACACGCGTAGGCCAATTTGCTCAAATCGCTCCGCCAAGTAAAGTGCGTTCCGACTGTGCTGCTTCATACGGATGTGTAAGCTTCTCAAATTCTTTAACATGCTTGCAGAACGGAGTCCATCTAAAACAGGACCAAGAAGCATTGAAGATCCGGCATTCACATCCATCATGCCCGCTACTAGTTCCTTTGAGCCACAGGTGACACCACCTACAGCATCACTGGTACCGTTGATGAATTTAGTTAAGGAGTGAATCACCACATCAGCTCCATGGATAGCCGGGCTTAGCACCATAGGTGAGAAGGTGTTATCCACGACCAATTTTAAGTTGAACTCCTTTGCCAACTTCGCCAACGCTGGGATGTCCGCAACTTCGAGTAGCGGATTACTGATGGCTTCCGTGTAGATCACCTTTGTGTTTTCAGTTATTCTTGAACGAACAGCATCCAAGTCTGAAATGTCCACAAAATGAGTCTGAACGCCGAAGCGCGGCAAGAAATTCTTCATGAACGCATAGCTACCTCCGTAGACGGTTCTTGCGCTGATTATTTCATCGCCCTGTCCGCATAAATGCATGAGTACTGAGCTGATGGACCCCATCCCTGAAGCAGATGCATGAGCCGCTTCAGTTCCTTCCATAGCCGCCAAGGCGTCCGCTAAATACTTGTTACTAGGGTTCGTGTGGCGTGAATAGAGATAGCAACCCTCCTTTTCTATTTCAAAGAGTTCCTCCATGGTTTCGGCCTGAAGGAAGGTAAAGGTGCTGGAATCTGTAATGGAAGGATTTACGCCTCCAAATTCACCAAAGTTCTGTAGGTCAAGAACTTGATCTGCGGGGTTGAAGTGATTCATGTCTGAGTCTTTTGTGTAGTGAGGGCAAACTTAAGGTTTTCGTATGTTTGAAAACCTATGGAAAAGTCACCTTCGCTTGGGAAAGCGTTGATCCCAATCATCTTTCTTGTTGTCCTCCTCGCCTACAACGTAATTGTCGTTTACGGTGACAATGCCCTATCTGGAAGTAATCAGTTGATTTTATTGTTGGCAGCCGGAGTTGCCGCGGTGGTTGGCATTACCGAAGGCATCTCTTGGAAGGTCATGCGCGACGGTATCACCAAGAGCATTGCCAGCACCGTACCCAGCTTAATTCTTCTGCTCTTCATTGGAGCGCTTGCGGGGACATGGCTCGTAAGTGGCATCATACCGGCCATGATTTACTACGGTCTGGATTTACTAAATCCATCGATCTTCTTAGTGGCCTCCTGCATCATTTGTGCTATTGTGAGTTTGGCCACGGGAAG from Cryomorphaceae bacterium carries:
- a CDS encoding DUF2520 domain-containing protein, whose protein sequence is MDRIVLIGAGRLAFHLGQALQAVGFDLIGLYNRTADNGKELAEALGAELYLSYDEIPRDADWYLIAVSDSAIPEVSEKLEGVKGLVTHTSGSVDLDVLQVHERRGVFYPLQTFSRQKEVVFHQIPMLIEANSSDSEELLLGAAARISHRVERVDSYQRQYLHLAAVFACNFSNHMYSIAEKLMKQRGMKFDLLHPLIAETTQKALEQGPRSSQTGPAIRKDQEILNKHLTLLDDPLWKDLYTLISQSIVDK
- a CDS encoding HAD-IIIA family hydrolase, producing MKNYKEHLKNITTFIFDVDGVLTDGRVFVTTEGEQYRNMNIKDGYALQLAVKKGYHVAIISGGNNEGVRVRLKGLGLTDIYLGQRHKMDAFEDLKAIYGLEADEILYMGDDIPDFEVMSQCGLATCPADAAPEIQKISDYVSPRGGGQGCARDVLEQVMKVQGKWMNGDGFEW
- a CDS encoding geranylgeranylglycerol-phosphate geranylgeranyltransferase; this encodes MAMALNGKLIWSFLRLIRAKNLLIVALTQYLIYWSLILPYGIPIALSPLQFSLLVLSTVLVAAGGYVINDYMDVKTDEINHGDVIVGTVIKRRAAIAWHAGLTFTGVVLGLYLSYLLNIWYLYLIHPFAAVALWYYSMTLKREFLLGNLLVSGMTALTVLIVPLFLILPALSGPFLQNQRTLFLIVCGYALFAFLANLIREIIKDLEDVPGDSAQGFKTMAIQIGPTGTKILLGSLIAAMLVLVGIVSFKLLADSTGPLIYTIVLVVVPSVLLLYQVLTAESPKDYGRASTLTKVIMLFGIVSMWAFNLLSGI
- the maf gene encoding septum formation protein Maf; amino-acid sequence: MIREEYPHPIVLGSGSPRRKSLLAELGYTFTIRTSDVDETPPPHLDGRGIAEYLAKHKADHIQTSPEEVLITSDTVVWQNGESLAKPADKEEATEMLIKLSGNTHEVITGVCLRHDGHHHVFSDVTTVTFKKLDVNDIEYYIDTFKPYDKAGAYGIQEWIGMIGIESIEGSYFNVVGLPVQRLDEALRSLVH
- a CDS encoding aminotransferase class I/II-fold pyridoxal phosphate-dependent enzyme, producing the protein MNHFNPADQVLDLQNFGEFGGVNPSITDSSTFTFLQAETMEELFEIEKEGCYLYSRHTNPSNKYLADALAAMEGTEAAHASASGMGSISSVLMHLCGQGDEIISARTVYGGSYAFMKNFLPRFGVQTHFVDISDLDAVRSRITENTKVIYTEAISNPLLEVADIPALAKLAKEFNLKLVVDNTFSPMVLSPAIHGADVVIHSLTKFINGTSDAVGGVTCGSKELVAGMMDVNAGSSMLLGPVLDGLRSASMLKNLRSLHIRMKQHSRNALYLAERFEQIGLRVYYPGLTSHPQHDLMKALYNEDFGFGGMLMIDAQSHELSYRLMEHMQNANIGYLAVSLGFSKTLFSNPGGSTSSEFTEEEMKAMGLSGGLVRMSVGLDHDIERTYQKMLESFKAVGLVD